From the genome of Vespa crabro chromosome 24, iyVesCrab1.2, whole genome shotgun sequence, one region includes:
- the LOC124432296 gene encoding putative fatty acyl-CoA reductase CG5065 isoform X1, translated as MEECSEIQSFYKGKTIFITGGSGFMGKVLIEKLLYACDNLDKIYMLIRPKRGHSPDSRIEDMFKLPLFLRLRKEKPEIIKKVIPLVGDILLNNLGLSDEQRECLINETQIVFNLAAAVRLEAKLKDAIESNLVGTKRVLELGKAMKKLEAFVHLSTAFCHVDQKELGERVYDSPNDSQDVIKFVQWMEEDVVNLVTSKLIAPHPNTYTYTKCLTENLVADEYPHMPVVITRPSIVLPAISEPLPGWVDNLNGPIGIIIGAGKGVIRSMHCNPNYHAEVIPVDWAINALIVIAYKISIDRNKLTNCPVYNITQTSIERMTWGQILEKGKEIIYDYPFEGQIWYPDGNIRKNKFIHNLFVFFFHLIPAYLIDFLMLIFCQKRFMVHIQKKISNGLDFLQYFTTRKWKFHNMNLLNLWGDMNPKDRELFQFDATNVDMLEYMKFIILGARQYCMKEDLSSLPRARIHQRIMYIIHITTVYLFYFGIFYFIYEHCEFVQVFVDYLINKIKMLPLLGNVI; from the exons atggaAGAGTGTAGCGAGATACAATCGTTTTATAAAGGCAAgactatatttattactgGAGGATCCGGTTTCATGGGAAAAGTTCTTATTGAGAAATTATTGTATGCCTGTGACAAtcttgataaaatttatatgttaataaGACCCAAAAGAGGTCACAGTCCAGATTCGCGTATAGAAGATATGTTCAAATTACCG TTGTTCTTAAGATTGCGAAAAGAAAAGccggaaattataaaaaaagtgaTACCTTTAGTTGGAGACATTTTATTGAACAATCTCGGTCTCAGCGATGAACAACGGGAGTgtttaattaatgaaactcaaatcgtttttaatttaGCAGCCGCGGTTAGATTAGAGGCTAAATTAAAGGACGCCATCGAATCTAACTTg GTCGGCACGAAGAGAGTATTGGAACTTGGTAAGGCCATGAAAAAGCTGGAGGCATTCGTGCATCTGAGTACGGCCTTTTGTCATGTTGATCAAAAGGAGCTAGGTGAACGAGTTTACGATTCGCCGAATGATTCTCAGGACGTCATAAAATTTGTTCAATGGATGGAGGAAGACGTTGTCAATCTCGTCACGtctaa ATTAATAGCACCGCATCCAAATACTTACACGTACACGAAATGTTTGACGGAGAATCTGGTCGCTGATGAGTATCCCCATATGCCAGTTGTCATAACAAGACCATCCAttg TTTTACCGGCTATCAGTGAACCTTTACCAGGTTGGGTGGATAATTTGAACGGGCCGATAGGTATCATTATTGGTGCTGGGAAAGGTGTAATTAGGTCGATGCATTGTAACCCTAATTATCATGCCGAAGTTATACCCGTTGACTGGGCAATTAATGCATTAATCGTGATAGCATATAAGATAAGCATAGATCGTAACAA atTGACAAACTGTCCGGTTTACAATATTACCCAGACAAGTATAGAACGAATGACATGGGGTCAAATTttagagaagggaaaagagattatttatgattatccTTTCGAAGGACAGATATGGTATCCGGACGGCAATATACGGAAAAACAAATTCATTCATAATTtgtttgtcttcttctttcacctTATACCGGCTTATCTAATCGACTTCCTGATGTTAATATTTTGTCAAAAAAGATt CATGGtacatattcaaaaaaaaatttcgaatggCCTCGATTTCCTTCAATATTTCACCACGCGAAAATGGAAGTTTCACAATATGAATCTATTGAACTTATGGGGTGACATGAATCCAAAGGATAGGGAACTGTTTCAATTTGATGCAACGAATGTCGACATGTTAGAGTACATGAAGTTTATTATATTGGGTGCGAGGCAATATTGCATGAAAGAGGATTTATCTTCTTTACCGAGAGCACGCATTCATCAAAGgat
- the LOC124432296 gene encoding putative fatty acyl-CoA reductase CG5065 isoform X2 has product MEECSEIQSFYKGKTIFITGGSGFMGKVLIEKLLYACDNLDKIYMLIRPKRGHSPDSRIEDMFKLPLFLRLRKEKPEIIKKVIPLVGDILLNNLGLSDEQRECLINETQIVFNLAAAVRLEAKLKDAIESNLVGTKRVLELGKAMKKLEAFVHLSTAFCHVDQKELGERVYDSPNDSQDVIKFVQWMEEDVVNLVTSKLIAPHPNTYTYTKCLTENLVADEYPHMPVVITRPSIVLPAISEPLPGWVDNLNGPIGIIIGAGKGVIRSMHCNPNYHAEVIPVDWAINALIVIAYKISIDRNKLTNCPVYNITQTSIERMTWGQILEKGKEIIYDYPFEGQIWYPDGNIRKNKFIHNLFVFFFHLIPAYLIDFLMLIFCQKRFMVHIQKKISNGLDFLQYFTTRKWKFHNMNLLNLWGDMNPKDRELFQFDATNVDMLEYMKFIILGARQYCMKEDLSSLPRARIHQRM; this is encoded by the exons atggaAGAGTGTAGCGAGATACAATCGTTTTATAAAGGCAAgactatatttattactgGAGGATCCGGTTTCATGGGAAAAGTTCTTATTGAGAAATTATTGTATGCCTGTGACAAtcttgataaaatttatatgttaataaGACCCAAAAGAGGTCACAGTCCAGATTCGCGTATAGAAGATATGTTCAAATTACCG TTGTTCTTAAGATTGCGAAAAGAAAAGccggaaattataaaaaaagtgaTACCTTTAGTTGGAGACATTTTATTGAACAATCTCGGTCTCAGCGATGAACAACGGGAGTgtttaattaatgaaactcaaatcgtttttaatttaGCAGCCGCGGTTAGATTAGAGGCTAAATTAAAGGACGCCATCGAATCTAACTTg GTCGGCACGAAGAGAGTATTGGAACTTGGTAAGGCCATGAAAAAGCTGGAGGCATTCGTGCATCTGAGTACGGCCTTTTGTCATGTTGATCAAAAGGAGCTAGGTGAACGAGTTTACGATTCGCCGAATGATTCTCAGGACGTCATAAAATTTGTTCAATGGATGGAGGAAGACGTTGTCAATCTCGTCACGtctaa ATTAATAGCACCGCATCCAAATACTTACACGTACACGAAATGTTTGACGGAGAATCTGGTCGCTGATGAGTATCCCCATATGCCAGTTGTCATAACAAGACCATCCAttg TTTTACCGGCTATCAGTGAACCTTTACCAGGTTGGGTGGATAATTTGAACGGGCCGATAGGTATCATTATTGGTGCTGGGAAAGGTGTAATTAGGTCGATGCATTGTAACCCTAATTATCATGCCGAAGTTATACCCGTTGACTGGGCAATTAATGCATTAATCGTGATAGCATATAAGATAAGCATAGATCGTAACAA atTGACAAACTGTCCGGTTTACAATATTACCCAGACAAGTATAGAACGAATGACATGGGGTCAAATTttagagaagggaaaagagattatttatgattatccTTTCGAAGGACAGATATGGTATCCGGACGGCAATATACGGAAAAACAAATTCATTCATAATTtgtttgtcttcttctttcacctTATACCGGCTTATCTAATCGACTTCCTGATGTTAATATTTTGTCAAAAAAGATt CATGGtacatattcaaaaaaaaatttcgaatggCCTCGATTTCCTTCAATATTTCACCACGCGAAAATGGAAGTTTCACAATATGAATCTATTGAACTTATGGGGTGACATGAATCCAAAGGATAGGGAACTGTTTCAATTTGATGCAACGAATGTCGACATGTTAGAGTACATGAAGTTTATTATATTGGGTGCGAGGCAATATTGCATGAAAGAGGATTTATCTTCTTTACCGAGAGCACGCATTCATCAAAGgatgtaa